The following DNA comes from Planctomycetota bacterium.
CTCCGAACTCAGGCGAAACATTCACCTGCGGATCCGTCCCGCCGTGTATCAATCCACTCGCCAGTGACGTGTCCGCCGACAGCAACTGGCGGCCTTCCAGGGCCTCCAGCCGCAACGGCCGACTTCGCCCTCTCGCACCGCTGAACGACTTCCGATCCATCACAAACACCTACACGTGAGTCGGCCTACCCGCAGCTACACTCCTTGCCGCCCGGGCAGCTTCTCGCTGGTGGGCGTACCGGCCGGTTATCGAAGACTTGCGGCTAGCTAACGAAGCACCCCCGCCGAGCTCGTACGGCGGGGGTGCTGAAAGACTGCGACATCGAAGCCTAAGTCAGGCGACGCGTCGATTAACCATCGTCAGTGCTCCGAGGCCGAGCAGCACGACACTGGTCGGCTCGGGAATCGGGATGTTGCCACCGTAAAGAATGCCAATCGGGGCATCGAAAGCGCTGATCACGTCGAAGTCGATGAACTCAATAAAGTCGCCCGACGCATCCCAGACGAAGATGCCGTTGCCATCGGTGGCGCCGGGGACGTTCGAAAGCGTGCCTTGATTGGTCGCGTAAACCTCGCCGTTGGGTCCGCGGGTAACACCAAGTGAAGTGTTCATGATGATCGGATCGCCAGCATTCCCCACGACTCCATCGGGCACTTCAAAGCTGCGGAGGAAGTTGCCGTCGAGGTCGCGTTCGAAAACCATGTCGGCATCGATATCGACGGTTAGCACGGTGTCGGTGTTGCGGTCGTAGAACATCGAAACAGCGGAGCTCTGTCCGTTGTCGAACGCGATCCGGCTCGACAAACCGCCGCTCTCGATGTCGTGCACGTCGATGAAATCTCCCGGAGG
Coding sequences within:
- a CDS encoding PEP-CTERM sorting domain-containing protein, with protein sequence PPGDFIDVHDIESGGLSSRIAFDNGQSSAVSMFYDRNTDTVLTVDIDADMVFERDLDGNFLRSFEVPDGVVGNAGDPIIMNTSLGVTRGPNGEVYATNQGTLSNVPGATDGNGIFVWDASGDFIEFIDFDVISAFDAPIGILYGGNIPIPEPTSVVLLGLGALTMVNRRVA